In Haematobia irritans isolate KBUSLIRL chromosome 1, ASM5000362v1, whole genome shotgun sequence, a genomic segment contains:
- the LOC142222543 gene encoding prolyl 4-hydroxylase subunit alpha-2-like, with product MFTNIFYNLIISIVILFGHIQCEYYTSISGLEDLLTLESKHVITLKQHLVKLEQLKKELDDNLNEVSLEYDKGQNATYQYHEIANFQKIRRYVVDWKPLEKLAIDIRQINVYQKSKISNKNNEPMPNVEDLRGAAKGLSRLQHLYKLSTQDLSKGYLKGKKYSSDMTAFNCFILGKSLYESEEYQTASEWLFEALNKVEIMEKSKNNERKSLFPTLSKVEILQYLGLSLHKAGKSQLALTINSKWLQLDPENPKALENHKIFRDDLKRDRRRYRLKSPSKTSTITDWYEKVCNGELQQTSKDKSKLYCQYTNKNVAYYLLGPLKMELLNLDPFVGLYYDVLHDKEIDEIIQTSKDSLERSEIGDDDDPKTDDIRISKNSWLDLNEKTELVETIKRRLHDITELSPDSAEDMQVANYGIGGYYGLHYDFDENPNADDVEEGNRILTAMFYLNDVEMGGVTAFPILRLAVPPIKRALVVWYNLHKSGYPDFRTSHAGCPVLKGSKWIGNVWFDQVGQELHRPCGLHPDEDISKPYISLGLD from the exons ATGtttaccaatattttctataatctTATAATTTCAATTGTTATACTTTTCGGTCATATACAATGTGAATATTATACATCGATATCTGGATTGGAGGATCTGTTAACATTGGAATCCAAGCACGTAATTACACTGAAGCAGCATTTGGTAAAATTGGAACAATTGAAGAAGGAATTGGATGA TAATCTCAATGAAGTCTCGCTGGAGTATGACAAAGGACAAAATGCTACATATCAGTATCATgaaattgcaaattttcaaaagatcagAAGATATGTGGTGGACTGGAAACCACTGGAAAAATTGGCCATTGACATAAGACAAATAAATG tataccaaaaatcaaagatatctaataaaaataatgaaccCATGCCAAATGTTGAGGATTTAAGAGGTGCTGCCAAGGGTCTGTCACGTTTGCAGCATCTATATAAACTCTCGACTCAAGATCTGTCAAAGGGATATCTCAAAGGCAAAAAATATAGCAGTGACATGACAGCCTTTAATTGTTTCATTTTGGGCAAAAGTTTATATGAATCTGAGGAATATCAAACTGCAAGTGAATGGCTATTTGAGGCTTTAAATAAAGTCGAGATTAtggaaaaatctaaaaataatgaAAGAAAATCTTTATTCCCCACCCTAAGTAAAGTTGAGATATTGCAGTACCTAGGCTTGAGTTTACATAAAGCCGGAAAGAGTCAACTGGCATTAACAATTAATTCCAAATGGCTCCAACTAGATCCCGAAAATCCCAAAGCTTTAGAAAATCATAAAATCTTTAGAGATGATTTAAAACGTGATAGACGTAGATATAGATTGAAATCACCTAGCAAAACTTCTACCATTACAGATTGGTATGAAAAAGTTTGCAATGGTGAATTGCAACAGACATCAAAGGATAAAAGTAAGCTTTATTGCCAATATACCAATAAAAATGTGGCCTACTATCTTTTGGGGCCCCTAAAAATGGAGCTTCTTAATTTAGATCCATTTGTGGGTCTCTATTATGATGTTCTCCACGATAAAGAAATTGACGAAATTATTCAAACATCCAAAGATTCATTGGAAAGATCTGAAATTGGCGATGATGATGATCCAAAAACCGATGATATTCGTATAAGTAAAAATTCATGGTTGGATTTGAACGAGAAAACTGAACTGGTTGAAACCATCAAGAGACGTTTGCATGATATTACTGAATTGTCTCCTGACTCGGCCGAGGACATGCAAGTGGCCAATTACGGTATTGGGGGTTACTATGGTCTGCACTATGATTTTGATGAG aatCCAAATGCAGATGATGTGGAAGAGGGCAATCGAATTCTAACTGCAATGTTTTAC CTCAACGATGTGGAAATGGGAGGTGTAACCGCATTTCCTATACTTCGCCTTGCTGTGCCACCTATTAAACGGGCATTAGTCGTTTGGTATAATCTACACAAATCCGGATATCCTGATTTTCGAACCTCACATGCAGGATGTCCAGTCCTCAAAGGTTCCAAATGGA TTGGCAATGTATGGTTTGATCAAGTGGGTCAGGAGTTACATCGTCCATGTGGATTGCATCCCGATGAGGATATTTCGAAGCCGTATATATCTTTGGGTTTAgattaa